In the Octopus sinensis linkage group LG17, ASM634580v1, whole genome shotgun sequence genome, one interval contains:
- the LOC115220891 gene encoding allatostatin-A receptor, translated as MNWYESTAPNLFVNSSEETVWMIMYHNDSSGNSFGNTTNIENNFAERLLKIIVPIVFGVIVTVGFIGNLLVIIVIISNKRMVNTTNILIFSLALADLCFIVFCVPFTAAKYVIPRWPFGRVWCKIMQYLTYVCAYASVYTLVLMSFDRYLAVVHPIRSMTIRTEKNCLIMVIIVWVIILAANAPLLIQFDLLVYVYHGEQRQSCVNTAASEDPMLNIIFYVAFFVAGYVIPLTLVCILYGFMLRRLLFGITPRNQSAESIRSKKRVTRMIVIVVILFAICWLPIQIIFMLHSAGVYAANATNFWIHLIANCFAYANSCMNPILYAFLSDNFRKSFRKLLCCSSPALSTYDYERTQIRGSMSTRKSEAV; from the coding sequence ATGAATTGGTATGAGTCAACAGCGCCTAATCTATTCGTGAACAGCAGTGAGGAGACAGTATGGATGATTATGTATCACAACGACAGCAGCGGAAACTCGTTTGGCAATACGAcgaatatagaaaataattttgcagAAAGATTACTAAAGATAATTGTTCCAATTGTGTTCGGAGTAATCGTCACAGTTGGTTTCATCGGTAACCTTTtggttatcatcgtcattatttcaAACAAAAGAATGGTGAATACCACAAATATCCTCATATTTAGTCTAGCCTTGGCTGATTTATGTTTTATCGTCTTTTGTGTGCCATTTACAGCAGCTAAATATGTAATACCTCGGTGGCCGTTTGGCAGAGTTTGGTGtaaaataatgcagtatttgaCATATGTGTGCGCTTACGCTAGTGTCTATACACTCGTGCTGATGTCATTCGACCGGTATCTAGCGGTGGTACACCCTATCAGGTCGATGACTATACGGACAGAAAAGAACTgtttaataatggtaataattgtTTGGGTGATCATCTTGGCAGCAAATGCACCACTGTTAATCCAATTTGACCTTCTGGTCTACGTATATCACGGAGAACAACGTCAGTCATGCGTGAACACTGCTGCTTCCGAAGATCCAATGTTGAACATTATATTCTATGTTGCATTTTTTGTTGCAGGTTACGTCATCCCATTAACATTAGTATGCATTCTATATGGTTTCATGCTTAGGCGCCTTCTCTTTGGAATAACCCCGCGCAATCAGTCAGCAGAAAGTATAAGATCAAAAAAGAGGGTCACACGTATGATAGTTATAGTTGTGATTCTCTTTGCTATTTGCTGGTTGCCAATCCAAATTATATTCATGCTTCACAGTGCTGGAGTTTATGCCGCGAATGCCACAAACTTCTGGATTCATCTTATAGCCAACTGCTTCGCATACGCCAATAGTTGTATGAATCCAATACTTTATGCCTTCTTATCCGATAATTTTAGGAAAAGTTTTCGAAAGCTTCTATGTTGCTCCTCTCCAGCGCTCAGTACGTACGACTATGAACGAACGCAAATACGGGGAAGTATGTCAACAAGAAAATCCGAAGCTGTATAA